The Mercurialis annua linkage group LG8, ddMerAnnu1.2, whole genome shotgun sequence genome window below encodes:
- the LOC126661589 gene encoding uncharacterized protein LOC126661589 — protein sequence MTGRRRVLEEESAARANQDDDAATYCFTCFFSSDFWFQLPTLRNSHQNQDSTATARANQDPNAEPSLKPRSVPPAHYIFKIQNFSLLSDAKAECFQSADFEVGGYKCVVCLAQGPILEWGISLNVENRKKWNLSLYPRGNKKKNGDGYISLYLLLSESNRLTFNQEIIVNFKLFVYDYICDNYWTVQDADEKVRRFHGSKKEWGFDKLVSVTDFKDESNGYLVDDCCIFGAEIFVIENANKGECLSMVKKPAANNTYTWTIEKFSQLDSSPKTSQAFTIGGSNWSIVVYPKGDPREKDRSLSIFLKLEDHATFDYGKKLYAEYMLRVRNQLVGQHREWEASCQYGSNTKSWGFSKFMSLVDLNDKLKGFLFNNTLIVEVEFQAMTVRKGLS from the exons ATGACAGGAAGGAGACGTGTGTTGGAAGAAGAATCAGCTGCTAGGGCAAATCAAGATGATGATGCAGCTACTTATTGTTTTACATGCTTTTTTTCTTCAGATTTTTGGTTTCAACTTCCCACGTTACGTAATTCCCACCAAAATCAAGATTCGACTGCTACTGCTAGGGCAAATCAAGATCCTAATGCAG AACCAAGTTTGAAACCGAGAAGTGTTCCACCTGCACACTACATTTTTAAGATCCAGAACTTCTCTTTGCTTTCCGACGCAAAAGCTGAGTGCTTCCAGTCCGCTGATTTTGAAGTCGGCGGCTATAAATG TGTTGTTTGCCTCGCGCAAGGACCTATACTCGAGTGGGGGATTAGTTTGAATgtggaaaatagaaaaaaatg GAACTTATCTCTGTATCCTCGAGggaacaagaaaaaaaatggggATGGATACATATCTTTGTATCTTCTGCTCTCCGAATCCAACCGACTCACTTTCAATCAAGAGATTATTGTTAATTTCAAGCTGTTTGTTTATGATTATATTTGTGATAATTACTGGACTGTTCAAG ATGCTGATGAGAAAGTACGGCGGTTTCATGGAAGTAAAAAAGAATGGGGATTTGACAAACTCGTTTCCGTCACTGATTTCAAAGATGAATCCAACGGATACTTAGTGGACGACTGTTGCATTTTCGGTGCTGAGATTTTTGTGATAGAAAATGCCAACAAAGGAGAGTGCTTGTCCATGGTGAAGAAGCCGGCGGCTAACAATACGTATACATGGACTATTGAAAAGTTTTCGCAATTGGATTCATCACCTAAAACATCCCAAGCGTTTACCATTGGTGGCAGCAACTG GAGCATAGTGGTTTATCCAAAAGGGGATCCAAGAGAGAAAGACAGAAGCTTatccatatttttaaaactagaGGATCATGCAACTTTTGACTATGGAAAAAAGTTATATGCGGAATACATGTTACGAGTAAGGAACCAGCTCGTGGGGCAGCATCGAGAATGGGAAG CTTCTTGTCAGTACGGATCTAATACCAAGTCCTGGGggttttcaaaatttatgtCCCTCGTTGATCTCAATGACAAATTAAAGGGCTTTCTATTTAACAATACTTTGATTGTCGAAGTAGAATTTCAAGCAATGACCGTGCGTAAAGGTCTGTCCTGA